AGGGCCTCCGCGCCGATGCCGCGGCCCTGATCCTCGACGGTGACGCGCAGGTACTGCCCCGTCCGCCCACTGGCGTCACTCGGACGGCGGGCCTCGGCCGGCTCGATCGAGACGAGCAGACGGCCCCCGCGGGGCATGGCCTGGATGCCGTTCATGACGACGTTGGCGAACGCCTGCTGGATCTGGCTCGGATCGACGCGCACCGGGAGGAGTCCCTCGGGCGACTTCAGCTCGATGGTCACGCCCTGCTTCTCGGCGAGCGGGGCGGGCAGGTCGATCGTGCGGCTGGCGAGCGTGCGGAGGTTGCAGAGACCGGGCTTCGGTCCCTGACGGCGGGAGAAGTCGAGGAGCTGGCGGATGACGGCCGTCATGCGCGTCGCCTGCTCCAGGATGATGCGCGCGTAGTCCGCGCTCTGGCCCCGGCCGCCCTCGACGGCGGCGATCCGGCCGGCCCGGCCGGCGATGACGTTGAGCGGCGTGCCGAGCTCGTGCGCGATGCCGGCCGCGAGCCGCCCGACGGTGGTCAGGCGATCGGTGTGCCGGAGCTGCTCGAGCGTCGCGATGCGCGCCTCGGTCTCGGCGCCGAGGCGCGCCTGCGCCTCGGCGAGGCGGTCGCTCATGGCGTTCAGCTCCTCGGCGAACTCGCCGAGCTCGTCATGCTGCCGGAGGGCGAGGCGCGCGCCGAAGTTGCCCGCGCCCTCGGCGCGGGCCTTGTCGCGCAGGAGCGCCATCGGCCGCCCGACGAACCAGTAGCCGAGCCCCATGGCCGTGAGCGCGCACATGGCCGCGATGAGCGCGGTGGCGACGGCGA
The sequence above is a segment of the Deltaproteobacteria bacterium genome. Coding sequences within it:
- a CDS encoding HAMP domain-containing protein, which codes for MSRRHVVSVPLGVLVIMAGYAWLQIRREVVIFDTELWKNEKFGHGAAAALAEIWAAEGEAKARQMLETIDRYGPGVIRLRWLWLDEVRAEPPPGLSADDLEQLAGRNAVALRETAGGEWVRHIYVPMSIPTARPALIEVTESLQAERRYINMNHLQIAVATALIAAMCALTAMGLGYWFVGRPMALLRDKARAEGAGNFGARLALRQHDELGEFAEELNAMSDRLAEAQARLGAETEARIATLEQLRHTDRLTTVGRLAAGIAHELGTPLNVIAGRAGRIAAVEGGRGQSADYARIILEQATRMTAVIRQLLDFSRRQGPKPGLCNLRTLASRTIDLPAPLAEKQGVTIELKSPEGLLPVRVDPSQIQQAFANVVMNGIQAMPRGGRLLVSIEPAEARRPSDASGRTGQYLRVTVEDQGRGIGAEALPHIFEPFFTTKDVGEGTGLGLSVAHGIVTDHGGWIDVESEPGRGTRVAIFLASAEPGTAEVAS